The genomic interval ATAGTAGTTTTGATTCATAATTGAACttagttttgttatatttttactttcatagCAGCATTTTTGAAAGGTGTGATTTTTGTGTAAAGGAATTTCTGAGAAAGTTGATTTTTCTGGCAATAATTGTTTTTCAATTAAACTTGTAGGCTATGGATCATCTGCAGTCGTTCATTGCAGATTGCGACAGAAGAACAGAAGTGGCTAAGAAAAGGTTGGCAGAGACTCAGGAAGAGATCAGTGCTGAAGTGGCTGCAAAGGTAAGTGGCACTCTCTTCGGTAGGACAGAATAATGTTccaagtcattttttattttgaaaaatcgtATTCATAGGACCTTGGCAAAGACATCCACAGAGAATTCTGTGTACTCTTCCTCTGTCATCCGCTTATGTTAACATATCTTACACAATAGTAcagtatcggccctggccggttggctcagcagtagagcgttggcctagcgtgcggaggacccgggttcgattcccggccagggcacacaggagaagcgcccatttgcttctccacccctccaccgcgctttcctctctgtctctctcttcccctcccgcagccaaggctccattggagcaaagatggcccgggtgctggggatggctctgtggcctctgcctcaggcgctagagtggctctggtcgcaacgtggcgacgcccaggatgggcagagcatcgccccctggtgggcagagcgtcgcccctggtgggcgtgccgggtggatccctgtcgggcgcatgcaggagtctgtctgactgtctctccctgtttccagcttcagaaaaatgaaaggaaaaaaaaaatagtacagtaTCAAAGCCAAGAAATTAACAGTAGTCCAGGCTGCATTTTATTCAGATACACATGCAGTTGGGtgtgagaggtgtgtgtgtgtttgtaactcgatgtaaatttttttttttttttttacagagacagagtcagagagagggatagatagggacagacaagaacggagaaagatgagaagcatcaatcatcagtttttcattgcgacaccttaattgttcattgactgccttcccatatgtgccttgactgtgggactacagcagaccgagtaaccccttgcttgagcaagcaaccttaggtccaagctgatgagctttgctcaaagcagatgagtccatgctcaagctggcaaccccggggtcttgaacctgggtcctctgcatcccagtcctatgctctatccactgcaccaccacctggtcaggctcgatgcaattttatcatgtGTGTAACTTGAATAACTACTACCATAATTACACTAATTAGCATCATCACAAGACTCCCTCATGTAACCCCTTTATAGCTACAACGCTCCTTTCCCCTAACCCTGACAACCACTCATCTATTCTCCATCTTTATGTTATTTCACCTAATGTTACATAAATGCTGTCATGCAGTGTGTATCCTTAGAAGATTGGCTTTTTTCTCAGCACAACTTGAGATTCATACAAATTGTGGTATTAGTAGttcattcccttttatttctgtgtagtattccatggcatggatataccacagtttaacCATTTGCATATTGAAAggggacatttgggttgtttccagtttattGGCTGATACCATATACAGATTTTTGTGTGGATGTAAGTTCTCTGGGATAAATACCCGAGGGCAATTGCTCGGTTATATGGTAAGCCTGTTTTTAGTTCTGAAAGCAAGTGCCAAAACTTTCTTATGGAGTGGCCAGGCCATCATACACGCCTCCCAGCAGTGTGTAATGCTGCACTTCCCCCACACTTGATGATGTCGCTGTTCCATGGTACGCATGCTGAGAGGTCTGTTGCAATACCTCGTTGTGGTTTCAGTTTGCGTTTCCCTAATCATTAATGACTTTGACCATTTCTTTCATGTGATTATTTGCcgtctgtatatcctctttagtGGAATGTCTGTGTATGTCTTATACCCATTTTTCAAATggaatgttccttttttttttggaatgttcattttttaactGTTGTTTTGTCTACTTGActtggtactttttaaaaatgttttgtggtGTTATACTTTtacaaaagcagaaagaaaagtaCAGTGAATCCCTATGGATCAAAAACTGTCAgctttctgttgtttcattattttgtaaGCAAATTCTAGATGTCATATCATTTTACCtctaaaatataaacacaaaattatattcataaaagttaacaattttaaatattgcataatATTCACAGTGCTTGTTTTTCCCATACAGTTGGTGTGATCTAATCAGGATCCAGAAAAGGCCATATATTGTGTTTTGCTGGTTTGATGACTTATTAACTCGAGCACATCTGTACCATTCAATGTGGTACATTGTATGAAAATGCAGAATGGAGACAAAAAGTTACCCACAtagagcaacttttttttttttttttttttctgaagctggaaatggggagagagtcagacagactcccgcatgcgcccgactgggatccacccggcatgcccaccagggggcgacactctgcccaccagggggtgatgctctgccccttctgggcgtcgctctgttgcgaccagagccactctagcgcctggggcagaggccaaggagccatccctagcacccgggccatctttgctccagtggagcctcgctgcgggaggggaagagagagacagagaggaaggagagggggaggggtagagaagcagatgggcgcttctcctgtgtgccctggccgggaatcgaacccgggtcccccgcacgccaggccgacgctctaccgctgagccaaccggccagggcctagagtaacTTTTTGACAGCATTAAATATAGTGCTTGAGATGTATGTATAAAGGGAAGTGGATGCCCTCATTTGAGAAAACAGTTACTTTCAACCAACTTTCCCTGAAAAGTTCTCTGCTGAGGGAAGTAGGAAGACGGGCATCCTGAAGTACAAGGGTTCTAATGTATCATGTGTCAGGtgccattaaaagaaaagaaatgaaatagagtccCAGGATGATGGTGGTGCagatgagaaggaggaggaggcatATTGAATCCCAAGGCAAGAATTAACCCCATCGGAAAGACATGGGCTAAGAAGAAGGGGTGCCACACTAATATACAAAAACTCAGTAATGTGTGTGCTGTGGATGTACAAGGCACATTTTCTCATCTCTCACAGCTTTGTGAGAGAGTTATTAGTCCCTCAGTGAAGTGAAGGCAGGCAGACTCAAACTCTCCGCGTGTCTTGTGAATTCATTCATGATGTGCTCAGAAAGCAGTATTTAAACTCATATTGCCTCAGATAATGTGTCTTTTGTAagcatttctgaaatattttgaactttgatacttctctgctttttattcacgatctttttttctgtttctttctaggCAGAACGTGTTCACGAGTTAAATGAAGAAATTGGTAAGTTGTTGGCCAATGTGGAACAGCTGGGAGCTGAAGGGAATGTGGAAGAGTCCCAGAAAgtgatggatgaagtggagaaagcCCGGGCGAAGAAGAGGGAAGCAGAGGTGACTGGTTTCTTCATGttggtctagggcagtggtcagcaaactcattagtcaacagagccaaatatcaacagtacaacaactgaaatttcttttgagagccaaatttttaaaacttaaactacatagataggtacattgttattaacttaattaagatactcctaagctggcctttgtgtccaaactcaaggggccaaagagccgcatgtggctcacgagccgcggtttgccaaccactggtctagggagTCTTGGTATCTGTACTTGAAGAGCACAGCTTTGACTGAAAATGATTGACAGAGTATTAAGGGGGGGGACTAAATCAATTTAAGTGTTATGTAACATGTTAGAATGGCTATGACATCACTAGGCAATAGGAATTGTTTAGCTTTGTGggggtttttgtggggtttttttttttttgtacttttctgaagttggaaacagggaggcagtcagactcccacatgtgcctgactgggatccacctggcatgcccaccagggggcgatgctctgcccatctggggcattgctctattgcaaccagggccattctagcgcctaaggcagaggccatggagccatcctcagcgcccaggccaactttgctccaatggagccttggctgcgggaggggaagagagagacagagaggaaggagagggggaggggtggagaagcagatgggcacttctcctgtgtgcccctgccgggaatcaaacccgggactcctgcacgccaggctgacgctctaccactgagccaactggccagggccaaggaattGTTTAGCTCCATTTTAAGCTTCTAGTACCTCTGTTTTATATGCAGTGCATAGCTGTTGTGCAGTTTTCATAAAACGTCATCTATATGTGCGTGAAGATTATAGCTGACCCTTGAACGATGCACGTATTGATAGTTCCTACATCAGTACTGTCTTATATGAGACAACACTGTAGATGTTTAACATATTACTAACACTAGACATCAAATACTGTAAGAGAAATTTGTTTGTTTACAGTTATAGCAATCCAcgctaaaatgaagaaatagtgATGATTGTTTTATACTAGCGTAGTGCagcgattttcaatttttttcggTTCCTGGCACACAtatactaattactaaaattctgcaacacaacaaaaaataaattttttgcccatctgacaaaaaatagtaaATGTAATTTTGAATCATTCACACAGGAtggctgttgtgttggctgttatttttttgacaatctaagggaaaagaggtcagcatCCCTACCTAAATAGTCAGctattgcatgtttaaaaaatttttacagcaTACCTTTTCAGAACGTCGTGTTTTGTGCCATAGTTGGTAGATCTTGGCAAAAAGTGTTTGAGgctgtgatttttttgtttctagtGGAGAGGTCCTGAGGCAGGATGGAGGCTAGTGAAGAATCAGTACTTTTCATGACAAAATAgtcatgctttttgttttttagaaaacatTCTGTTCATTAGAAAAGTGTCTTTTGTTTCTGACTTTCAGTAAGATTGATTGCTACTCATTTTCTCACTTTTGTTTAGGAAGTCTATCGGAATTCTATGCCAGCTTCCAGTTTCCAGCAGCAGAAACTTCGAGTGTGTGAGGTCTGCTCTGCATATCTAGGTCTTCATGATAATGACAGACGACTGGCTGATCATTTTGGGGGTAAACTGCACCTGGGATTTATTGAAATAAGAGAGAAGCTTGAAGAATTAAAGGTATATTGGTAAATTAATAtctcactttattcattttagccaCTTCTTTTGATTTGTAttcattgtctttttctgatattcttgacTGATTCGACAATTCATGCTGAACaatgtaggattttaaatggaGATACCAGCTGGTTTAACGGATGGTGTTGAGAAACAGACTTTTAATTATTATCCCCTTATTCTTGGACGTAGCAGTTGAACATGAAGTAGGAATCTTGCAAACTTGTCCTAAATGAATTCTTTTACACAAAGTcgcctggaattttttttctataaaattaataatataatatttactttaaagGAAAATTGAGAAAGTAAGaccaatatttatttgaaatatttacagTTCTTTACCAAAACTAAACCTTAGGacctctagttttattttatactcCTGCCCCATTTCAGAAAAGAGTTAGAatgaatcctctttttctttaaaaaggaagacAGTCATTGTCAAATATGTATGCTATTGTGAGAAAGGCAACGCGTATCTGCTGagttcttttgagaagataaGCAAACAAGGTATTTCTCGGGTTGAACACAAGCAGAGTCAATAAATATTGTAGCTAATAGTGAGTTCTCAGTATTCTGAGTAGCTAGTATGATCTTGCGTgggcaagtttttttaaatgacaaaatgagTTTCATTATAGCAAATGGTTATTGGACTCAGAATTGGGACCCACTGGGAGTCTGCCCACAGACCTAGCAACAATTGTAGCGCACATGACTGGTGCTTTAAAAAGCAGCAGCATAGGATGGTAATTGAAAGGGGTAGAAAAAATTTCTTTGTTGGAAAATGTACAACAGTGGGAACTTGCAATTTGTAAtggttggtttcttttttaaaatcagaggagaaaaattttatagaactgatttttaaatatcattaagtCATGGAGAatcatgaaaatttttaaatgtccccCAAAAGAGGAAAGATGGAAACCAGGTTTGTAAGCCCAATGATTATACTTACCAAAATTGAATTGTTACTAAGCAGATTTGATGTTACTTGTACAATATTGGAAACCAGATATGGTAAAGTTTAGGATAGTGCTCATTAAGAAtggacccagccctggccggttggctcagcggtagagcgtcggcctagcgtgcggaggacccgggttcgattcccggccagggcacacaggagaagcgcccatttgcttctccacccctccgccgcgctttcctctctgtctctctctccccctcccgcagccaaggctccattggagcaaagatggcccgggcgctggggatggctcctcggcctctgccccaggcgctagagtggctctggtcgcaatatggcgacgcccaggatgggcagagcatcgccccctggtgggcagagcgccgccccatggtgggcgtgccgggtggatcccggtcgggcgcatgcgggagtctatctgactgtctctccctgtttccagcttcagaaaaatggaaaaaaaaaaaaaaaaaaaaaaaaaaaaaaagaatggacccAGTAAATAATGCCCCtaatttattactatttaaactgtcattttttttttttttaagagagttgTCGCTGAGAAGCAGGAGAAAAGAAACCAGGAGCGCCTGAAgcggagagaagaaagggagagagaagagagggagaagctgAGGAGGTATGGAGTGGTGAAATGAATAGTCCAAGTATCTGAAATTGATTGAATATCCCTAGTTCTTAAAAGAGATGTGATTGGTACAAGATTTTAGATGTTAATAAATCTAGGCATGGGAAATTTTTGTTTACTCTTTAAAATGTGAAGCAATGTTTATGTAGGTATATTAACTTAGGGCCATTTAAGTAAAGGTTTTTTCCTTCAGAATGTATGGAAGAGGTAATGAAGAGTGCCTCACATCTTAATGTTATGTAAGATATATGAAAAGCCCTTTTCTAGACTCTGATTTTCATATTGTGCTAATTTTATACCAGGTTAACAAAGAactgtttatttttatgatatattttatgcTTCATAAAGGGTTTGgggtgtttgttttatttatttattttttttaatttatttattcattttagagaggagggagagagagagagagagagagagagagagagaaagagagagagaagggggaggagcaggaagcatcaactcccatatgtgccttgactaggcaagcccagggttttgaaccggcaacctcagtgtttccaggttgacagggtgtttgttttattgattcttttctaTTGTACTCTCATTCTACATTCAATTCTAGGAGCTATAAACTATTAAACTTTTTACTAATTTAATAATAGATACATAGTTTATTTAAATTGGTATTCATtagttgataggatcatataaatCTTCATAGTTACAATGTTTAAATGTTATGGGTCACTTTTACCTCTTGATAACAAATTGCATGGCAACTTTATTTGTACTTCGTATTCATAACTTCTTCAGTAACCTTAGGATGGACAAGTATGCCACAAAAGATTTACCTGAGTTTAATTTATAGTGTTCTCTTGTATTATACATTTCTGAAATTTCAATACCTCCAGCTAATGTGCCTAAGTTAATTAAAACCCTTAATAGTTTGCAATAGGTCACTGAACTTCATCCAGGCTTTGAGCATTATATACTCAGTCTATTTCAAGACATTTGAACTGACTCCATTTATATTTCATTGCCTATAGCACAGAAGTAACAGAACAGAGCTGCATGTGGAGATCACCCTTCTTAGGTGCTCCCACTCCTCTGCTGATGTATATGTTCTTCATTGACACTAAGTTTTACCTCAAGAGTGTTAGCTCTGTTCTCTCTTGTTTACACTCATGGTAATATTGCCCAATACTgtgatatttaaaacaatattattgGCATTAGAAATCTCAGTTAAGTTAAAATTCAGCTGAACGTAGTGACACGAAAACACAGCTGAGGTGAgtcagatgagaaaaaaattctttgcaGGACTGTGTTTTCACATTTGTAGACAAGAAAAGACATCACATCCTGCTCCTTTGTTGCCATCTGGCAAATTTAACAATGATTATAAAATGTAATGTATTCcagtagtttaaatttttttttaagtctatgaACTTGAAAAAATAGTTTGACCAAGTATGGAAGATGAAGAAATTGCAAGTGAGTTTAAAATGACACAAGATAGAATTCCAGTATGGTATTGAGATGGGTAATGATAAAAATTACTGTCACTTACCAGGTGCTGTTTCCCAGGCACTGTGCCCAGAGTTCACTTCTAGTAGTTTATCCAACGCTTACAACGCCCCCACATTGTGGAATTTATATTGCTGTCCCTCCTTTACAGTTGATGCACTAAGTTGAGGAGGAGTAAGTATGATCCACCAACGTCACACAGATGGTGGGCGGCGGAACCGAGTTAAAACTTTTCATCAGGCTGAGTCCAAAGTCGTGTTTCAACCATCTATATTGTCTCTATAATAAACCTCCCTGTGGCTTCCTAGTAACCGTAATTGGCTATTACTATACTTCCATTGAGTGTTGTGTACTAGGAAATGTAAAGTGTTGTATGTAAGAGGGTCACGTGTCACATTAAGAAACATGTAGGATTGATTTGGGTGTTCTAGGGATTATAGTATGAGGTTGTTGATCCAAAGTGTATGCATCTCCGATCATAGAAATTTTACTCTGTtcccagaggaaaaggagaaattacaGATACCAAGAATATTTCCCAACATTGGAAAGTCATTTGTGGAGAATTAGTGAGTTGTCATGTACTGTTTTAGTTCCCTAGGggcgtttttttttgttttttttttaagtgaaagagacaggacgggagagagatgagaggcatcagctcatagttgcgacactttagttgttcattgattgcttcttatatgtgccttgaccaggggctccagccgagccagtgaccccttgctcaggccagcagccatgggaatcatgtctgtgatcccacgctcaagctggcggtcttggggttttgaacttgagtgctcagtgtcccaggttaacactatccactgttccaccaccggtcaggcaggagGATATTCTTTTAAGGGCCAGGTGTCTTAGTTATGGGAGCTTATATGCTGAGGTGGGGAAGTCTGTAGAGTTTGtggtgcattttaaaatttttgtgtgcaTACAACATGcattatctttataaaattaatacaaaaattagaaatcaaaaagaataattttagcaGCACAGTGTACTTGTTTTTGCTTAGTTATAGTTACTTTtctgaaaacagattttttttttttaggtctcgATCACATAGCAAGAATCCTAAAAGGTAGGTATAATACAAGTTTAGCACTATAAGTATTTATAGTAAAGCTGTGTTTTTTGAAGATGGTTGTTatagagtaaatatttttttaaaatgaaagagaagtagatTAATACACTTATTTTTTGTATCAAGTTTGAGGAATAGCATTTGAGAAGAAACTGGTCAGAAGGTACTCATGCACTACAGGTTAGTTTTATCAGAGTAAAACTATATAGTGTCCTGGATGAAGGGGAAGGCTAAATATATTtcagaatatttcaaaattttcttcagAAACTCAAGATAGAGAAGTGacaggatttttaaaatcaatttgggTGGTGCCATTAAGAAACACATTCTAAGAGGTTATACCTGGTGAAAATGTAAGTAGGCTAAATAGTTGGACACATTTTTGCATGAAGGGTTCATGATTAAGGGAAACTAAAATTTTAGTGTATGCTTCCATCTTAATTTTATATGAGTTTATCACTTGTGCTTTTATAACTGATCACAAATCACTTTAAAGGGGCACTCAACAGCCTTAaagaggaagaggacatgaagacACTTTTCTTTGACTTTTGGGTTTAGTATTTGGAGAGTTTTCAAAgccccccttttttaaaaataatttttattaatttttctatctgAGAAAGGGGCAAAGTGCACTTCGTCATTCTTAATTCCTCACTTGCCATGCCCTTTCTCGTTCTTTTTCAACTCCTACTGTTCCTCCTTGGATCACATCTCTTTGAAGTGTTCTGAAGACTCTTAATTCTAAAGGGCAACTGTTTTCCAAGGACTTTCTCTGTAAACTAGAGCATTTGTCATTACGAAAGGAAAACCTTACATTTCTGTTAGATGCCCCTTACTGCATTTTAGAATCTTTCAGTCATTGTTCTGcttaaaacactaaaaaacaaagaCATTAGTAAACAGGATCAATTGGGTTAGCTAATGTATATTGTTGTTTCTCAGATCTGTTTACTGCTTGATTGCTGTTCTCTTTACTGGTTGATTAATGCAAAGTGTTTGTTTACCTTTgttgaaaaaaaagatatttgaactATTTGTATATAGGACACCATTAGATGTTCAGACCAGAAATTTAATTTCTACCATTCTAGTTCAAGCCACTCTTACCAGGTGTTACGATAGAATCATAACTGGTTTCTACTTTCTATACCTGCCCACTCCCTTTCTCCACTTCAGTTTGTTTTTCACATATCACCCAGAATGAgctttttaaaaggtgaaataaatcatttcagctttgttctccatttcttttttgctaCCCGATgacctgtatttatttattgcccacATATCTGTGTAGGCAACCTTTTGGAGTATacagggtggacaaaagtaggtttacagttatttgtatggaaaatacagtatttagtaaataatacaagaataaactctgtgtcaCATACTCATAACCATGAACCTGCACTTGCCACCCTACATGCTGCACGAGGTGAGGGACTGACTGCTGCCCAGCCTCCTGAGTGCTCAGAACAGTGCAGCGGCACCCAGTTCATATTTTTTGATGAATGGataactttaaaaagataaatgaaattatacaacaGAAGAAATAGATTTATTATAATAGCTAAAAGAGTGAGGGATTAAAATATCATTTGGTAAAACTCATATTGAATGAATTttatggggggttttttgtttgtatttttacagggacagagaatcagagagggatagatagagacagacaggaagggagagagttgagaagcatcaatcatcagtttctcgttgggacaccttaattgttcattgattgctttcttgtatgtgccttgaccacggacctttggcagacctagtaaccccttgcctgagccagcgaccttgggtccaagctggtgagctgtttgctcaagccagatgatcctgcgcacaagctggtgaccttggggtctcgaacctgggtccttccgcatcccagtctgacgctctatccatggcgccaccgcctggtcaagcatgtttttttttccctgcttttctctctctaaaatgaataaataaaatctaaaaaaataaaaataaaacattttgatggttATATAAACCTCTCTATAATTCAGAGAATTGTAACTTACTCTAAACAACACTCTTTTTCATGCCGCTATTCCCTTCTATCCATGTTATCAGGTAATGTATACTAAAAATCTTAcaagtttaaataaaatcaattccATTAAGCATCTAGACAATACAGTCTCTGGCAAGTAGTAGTGATTTAgattgtttccttccttttttatattcCTTGTGTAAATTTATACAATATTGATTGACCTGAGCACTCTagtgttaatttttttgaaattctaGTACGTTGTTATTACAGCaatttattttagtataaatttaGCTGACTTGGAAATAGAATTGGCATTAAGCAGAGCTATCCTGGTGGGTAGTTTCTGTTTAAAGAAGAGGCTTTAGTGAACAGCAGTGGAATGTTAACCAAGCTATAAACAGAATCAATTGTTTTTTGTAGATCCAGGTCCAGAGAGCACCGCCGACATCGGTCTCGCTCCATGTCGCGGGAACGGAAGAGGAGAACACGATCCAAATCTCGGGAGAAGCGCCACCGCCACAGGTCCCGCTCCAGCAGCCGTAGCCGCAGCCGCAGCCACCAGAGAAGCGGGCACAGTTCtagagacaggagcagagagcgATCCAGGAGGAGGTACTGAGGTGTCCATAAGAGGACACGGAACTGCCTTTGTGGTTTAGAATCGGAATACTATTGGTTTGAAACTTGCATCTGGTAATATGTACACATTTGTGTGTGGGTGTCTAACAGTTTCTTCCCTGATTGTATGGATAGTTGAGAAAGAATATACTATGAGCCAGAGTCAGAAATTGGAACAAATATGTGCCCAGGTTATTGCTTTTCTCTTTGTACTGTGTCTTGGGAGGAAAAAGTACTTTTTGGGTAAATACTTTTAGGTACCAGTAGTCTTAGCGTTTTTTCCATATATGTTGATGAATGGGGCTCTCGGAAATTCCTTTCATTGCGAGGTTAGCTTTGTTTGACATTGTTTTCCATATTTGTTTGAGCTGGTGGACTTTTTCAGAGCGGACACATTCTAGTCTCTTCTTGTTTAATCTGCACAGTAGGTATGCATTGTTATGTTAGCTTGACAGGGCAGATTCAGAATCTTAAGGAACTTAGA from Saccopteryx leptura isolate mSacLep1 chromosome 2, mSacLep1_pri_phased_curated, whole genome shotgun sequence carries:
- the LUC7L2 gene encoding putative RNA-binding protein Luc7-like 2 isoform X1, whose protein sequence is MSAQAQMRAMLDQLMGTSRDGDTTRQRIKFSDDRVCKSHLLNCCPHDVLSGTRMDLGECLKVHDLALRADYEIASKEQDFFFELDAMDHLQSFIADCDRRTEVAKKRLAETQEEISAEVAAKAERVHELNEEIGKLLANVEQLGAEGNVEESQKVMDEVEKARAKKREAEEVYRNSMPASSFQQQKLRVCEVCSAYLGLHDNDRRLADHFGGKLHLGFIEIREKLEELKRVVAEKQEKRNQERLKRREEREREEREKLRRSRSHSKNPKRSRSREHRRHRSRSMSRERKRRTRSKSREKRHRHRSRSSSRSRSRSHQRSGHSSRDRSRERSRRRSSKERFRDQDLASRDRDRNSRDRSPRDRDRKDKKRSYESANGRSEDRRSSEEREAGEI
- the LUC7L2 gene encoding putative RNA-binding protein Luc7-like 2 isoform X4 encodes the protein MDLGECLKVHDLALRADYEIASKEQDFFFELDAMDHLQSFIADCDRRTEVAKKRLAETQEEISAEVAAKAERVHELNEEIGKLLANVEQLGAEGNVEESQKVMDEVEKARAKKREAEEVYRNSMPASSFQQQKLRVCEVCSAYLGLHDNDRRLADHFGGKLHLGFIEIREKLEELKRVVAEKQEKRNQERLKRREEREREEREKLRRSRSHSKNPKRSRSREHRRHRSRSMSRERKRRTRSKSREKRHRHRSRSSSRSRSRSHQRSGHSSRDRSRERSRRRSSKERFRDQDLASRDRDRNSRDRSPRDRDRKDKKRSYESANGRSEDRRSSEEREAGEI
- the LUC7L2 gene encoding putative RNA-binding protein Luc7-like 2 isoform X3, which codes for MVIHSQLKKIQGAAKRMGDTTRQRIKFSDDRVCKSHLLNCCPHDVLSGTRMDLGECLKVHDLALRADYEIASKEQDFFFELDAMDHLQSFIADCDRRTEVAKKRLAETQEEISAEVAAKAERVHELNEEIGKLLANVEQLGAEGNVEESQKVMDEVEKARAKKREAEEVYRNSMPASSFQQQKLRVCEVCSAYLGLHDNDRRLADHFGGKLHLGFIEIREKLEELKRVVAEKQEKRNQERLKRREEREREEREKLRRSRSHSKNPKRSRSREHRRHRSRSMSRERKRRTRSKSREKRHRHRSRSSSRSRSRSHQRSGHSSRDRSRERSRRRSSKERFRDQDLASRDRDRNSRDRSPRDRDRKDKKRSYESANGRSEDRRSSEEREAGEI
- the LUC7L2 gene encoding putative RNA-binding protein Luc7-like 2 isoform X2 produces the protein MPAYFSLQGSVRKAPHSPSRDTTRQRIKFSDDRVCKSHLLNCCPHDVLSGTRMDLGECLKVHDLALRADYEIASKEQDFFFELDAMDHLQSFIADCDRRTEVAKKRLAETQEEISAEVAAKAERVHELNEEIGKLLANVEQLGAEGNVEESQKVMDEVEKARAKKREAEEVYRNSMPASSFQQQKLRVCEVCSAYLGLHDNDRRLADHFGGKLHLGFIEIREKLEELKRVVAEKQEKRNQERLKRREEREREEREKLRRSRSHSKNPKRSRSREHRRHRSRSMSRERKRRTRSKSREKRHRHRSRSSSRSRSRSHQRSGHSSRDRSRERSRRRSSKERFRDQDLASRDRDRNSRDRSPRDRDRKDKKRSYESANGRSEDRRSSEEREAGEI